The genomic DNA ctagtgctcacggcacgtcactgcatcCTGCACACGCCCACCTCTGTCCCTCCCTTCTCCTCCATGGAGACTCATCACATGACACCAGTCCTGGAAATACTGAGCACAAATGAAGCACCTGAAAGGCCtgataaagtgatgaaaagcCTTGAGGATGacaataattttttcatttgacttaattcatgtttttgctgtaattctTACTGCAAACAAAATCAGGCTGAACTGGATGCCAGATTTTGCCCACACCTGATTCTCAAACTGGGGGCCGAGGACCGCCAGGGGTCCTGGAGCTATAGCTTGGGGTTctgtgaaataatttaaaaagctgaaaaatactttgtttttatttcaaatgaatgtgcaaatatattgtttattgaTAATACAATAAACAGAATTCACACTATATGTAAAACCAGTACAGGAACTTTTGAAGTGAATTTCTACTTAAGTTGAAATGTTCAAAGATTAGATCATTCCTATGGACCTTAGGGATACAAATGGcagtaaattgtgttttattgatgCAAGGGCTATGTGGGGGTCCTTGAAAAGGTTCCACCTTATAAGGTGAGAACCTGTGGTATAGAGGATGGATAGATGTAACAACAGGGCAGTTTATTGTTGTGCCTTCCTTTGTCTGAAATCTAACAATGCCactatttttgagttttttttttaaacttttgaggACCAGCGACATCGAAAGTGTAGGAAACTTGTTATcatcacacacattacagtttACTTCTACATGCCTTAAAAATGAACTGTATTTCAAATCAAACAGTCATGTTAGACCGGTTTTAGGAAATGCATTGATTACTTACAGATTACTGAACTTTTTGTGCCAATGCCACAACTTCACTTTGTAAACTTCTGTTGGACTCTTTTTCTGAGGGTTGAAGAACGGCCCATATCTGATGCTTCTGTTGCCCCATTATAATCACAAGCCTGCACACCAAGTTTAAACATATGATGTTGTTCATTTGAAACAACATTTGAAATAACAGTGTCACCTAAAAGCGGAAAGGTCATGGGAATTGATGTAAACTTCTTGCTATCAATACTTTGATCTTCCCCAGACTTAAATGAGAAAAATCATCTTTTGAAAGGAGAATTAAGGCGATGAAGTAGGAATTTAAACCCTCATGAGAGACAAATGAGGCTTGGCATCATGACTGAGGAGACAAGAGGGAGAAATGAGTGAGAGGTGAGATGGATGAGAAAGAAACTGGAAAATATAGAGGAGGAGTTCTGCTGAGCGTGAGAATGACTGCAAACGGATCAACCGAGGGTGGGAGGGAAGGACGgtgtgacagaaaaaaagagaggTGGTGGAAGTGAGTGAGTTAGAGATGGGCAGGGAGGTATAAAGAGAGGGAGGGAGTGATATAAGAGAGGCAGCCATAGGGAGAAGTGACAGAGTCGGTCATCCTCCTCTCATCCAGGCCTCATCATGCTCATGCTGCAGATGTTCACTGTCCTTTCTCTCACTGTCATCTTCTTGGCATCTGTGGAAGGTAGGGCACACAGCCACACTTTGGCTACGTGCAAGTGCATGTGTGcacgtgtttgtgtgcatgtgtttgtgtgtgtgtgtgtgtgtgtgttttgtgtggctttcattctctctgcAGGTGGACAGTGAAGCATGGAGAGCGATGGCGAAGACAGAATAGGGACAGAGaggtagcagcagcagcagcagacagcAGGGAGGGAGGCATGGATGTAAACAGAGGGGCAGAAGGCTGGAGCAtctgaaatcacacacacatacacactctcACATGAACAGAGGCTGTGTGATACTGTGGTGAAAGCCCTGAAAGTGCTTTTGGATTCAGATACATTGGAGGCACAACAAAGCAGCACTGTCCTATTTTTCAGCTCCTGCTGCTTCATGTCACACTTTGATTTGTTTACAGATTTGCTTTGGATCAAACTGCATCACAACAAGCCttgcacatgcacgcacgcactccTCCCCCTTTTCTTTCTCCcactttctctcatttttcttGGCACCAGAATGTGTTTTCCAACCCAATGGGATGCCATTGTAATTCCTCTGATATTctcgtgtgcgtgtgtgtgtaggcaggtgtgtatttgtgtctaTAACTTCATGGTATGACAATGTTTTTGCAGGGGCAATCCATGTGTTTATATAAGTTTTCTTTCTGTTTCAAATTATGTTTCTCACAAACCGAAGTGTGTTTCAGCAGCTGCACTTTGGCTTGATTGGGTCTAAAACTTTTGTAACGGTGTATAGCAGCTGGGAAACAGGAGGCAGTGACTCAGAATAATCTGACAGACAAAGATAGCTCAAACTttctctgtttgtttgtgttcccTGTTTTAAAGCTAATGGCGTGCAGATGCAGAGGGACGTTCAGTGCTGCATGCTGTATTCCCAGGGCAAGGTGCGCACCAAGGATGTGCTGCGGTTTGAGGTGCAAACAGAGGGGCCCGACTGCAGTATACAAGCCATCATGCAAGTACTCCAACTCACTTCTTGGAGCTAAATCAGCAATCTGCAGGCATGGAAAATATGCCTCTTGTTAGAAGGAGGGAAGAGCCATTGTCATCTTTCCAGGTCATGTTGTTATGGCCGGGCTTGGAGCGGTAATCGTGGGGAAGTAGGAAAGGAAATATGTGGGAATAACAGTCCATGTGAACACGCTGTGTGATCCAGCAGAGCAGCAGGGTTTCGTTAAGTAAACTGTAGCATACTGTAGACATGATGGGTTCAGAGAGTCACCGTTTGTTTGTCTGATTATTCCAAC from Gouania willdenowi chromosome 4, fGouWil2.1, whole genome shotgun sequence includes the following:
- the ccl44 gene encoding chemokine (C-C motif) ligand 44; its protein translation is MLMLQMFTVLSLTVIFLASVEANGVQMQRDVQCCMLYSQGKVRTKDVLRFEVQTEGPDCSIQAIILYTKKAVKCADPRDRKVKRLLRKLLQRQRTKNRINWLLPHDNLPVMSEDKKDYWAILNVE